The following coding sequences are from one Canis lupus dingo isolate Sandy chromosome 21, ASM325472v2, whole genome shotgun sequence window:
- the LOC112667900 gene encoding olfactory receptor 51Q1-like — MSKVSNSTQVPFYFILTGIPGFEAFHIWISIPFCCLYTISIVGNTTILAVIRTEPSLHQPMYLFLSMLALTDLGLTLTTLPTVMQLLWFNIPKISFEACFAQVFFIHTFSFMESSVLLAMSFDRYVAICRPLHYDTILTSEVIGRIGLAIIGRCILAVLPSLFLLKRLPFCHSHLLSHSYCLHQDMIRLVCADIRVNSWYGFALVLLIIVMDPLLIILSYTFILKNILGTASWTERLRALNNCLSHILAVLVLYVPMIGVSMTHRFAKHASPLVHVIMANVYLLAPPVMNPIIYSVKTKQIRQGIIHLISQRNMCLK; from the coding sequence ATGTCCAAGGTGTCTAACAGCACCCAAGTCCCCTTCTACTTTATCCTCACGGGCATCCCTGGATTTGAGGCTTTCCACATCTGGATCTCCATCCCCTTCTGCTGCCTCTATACCATCTCCATCGTGGGGAACACCACCATTCTCGCTGTCATCCGCACAGAGCCATCCCTCCACCAGCCCATGTACCTATTTCTCTCCATGCTGGCCCTGActgacctgggcctcaccctcacCACCTTGCCCACAGTCATGCAGCTTCTCTGGTTCAACATTCCCAAGATCAGCTTTGAAGCTTGCTTTGCACAGGTATTTTTCATTCATACATTCTCTTTCATGGAATCTTCAGTCCTATTGGCCATGTCCTTTGATCGCTATGTAGCCATCTGTCGCCCCCTCCATTATGACACCATCCTCACCAGCGAAGTCATTGGCAGGATTGGGTTGGCCATCATTGGCCGCTGTATCCTGGCtgttctcccttcccttttcctaCTCAAGCGCCTGCCTTTCTGCCACTCCCATCTTCTCTCTCACTCCTATTGCCTCCACCAGGATATGATCCGCCTGGTCTGTGCTGACATCCGGGTCAACAGCTGGTATGGATTTGCTCTGGTTTTGCTCATTATTGTCATGGACCCTCTGCTCATCATTCTCTCCTACACGTTCATCCTGAAAAATATCTTGGGCACAGCCTCTTGGACTGAGCGGCTCCGGGCTCTCAATAACTGTCTATCCCACATTCTGGCTGTTCTGGTGCTTTATGTCCCCATGATTGGAGTATCCATGACCCATCGATTTGCCAAGCATGCCTCTCCACTGGTCCATGTTATCATGGCCAATGTCTACCTGTTGGCACCTCCTGTGATGAACCCCATCATTTACAGTGTCAAGACTAAGCAGATCCGCCAGGGAATTATCCACCTCATTTCCCAAAGAAATATGTGCTTAAAATGA